Sequence from the Deferrivibrio essentukiensis genome:
CGCCTCATCAGTTCCCCCGAAAGATTATTTTACCAACGTATTAAGTTCAAATAAAGGTGACATTATTGAAATTACTATAAAACCTACTACAAGCCCCAAAAATAGAATAAACATAGGCTCAACAGTTGAAAGAAAAATGTTTGTAACCTTTTCCAACCTTTTTAAATAATAAGAAGACAAACGCTCAAATATACCAGGCAAATTGCCACTCTTTTCACCCGTTTTTATCGCAGCTGCTATAATTTCCGAAAAGCAACCTTTTTCCATAATACTTTGCGAAAAAGATTTTCCCATTTTTACATCAAAGGCAACTTCTTTTAATTTACCTTTGTAATATTCACTTTTAATAGTATTTGTAGATATCTCAATAGCTGACACAAGCATTACCCCTTCTTTTAAAAGAAAACTCATAGTCTCACAAAAACGATAAAGATTAATATTCTCTATTATTTTAAATTTAGACAGCCTTCTATCTATCGATAACTTTAATTTTTTATTATTTTTAAGTATGAACCTAAAACTAATAAAAATAACAGTAAGGAAAAACATCAATAAATACCCATAATTTTTAATAAAATTTCCGGCATTTATCAGTATTTCAGTTGACAAAGGAAGTTTTCTATTTACTGACACAAAAACATTTTCCATCTTTGGAACAACATAAGCAAGCAAAAATCCGACAACTCCAAGCCCCACACTAAGAACAATCAATGGGTATATCATTGCCAATTTAATCTTATCTATACTTTTTCTCCTATCCTCTTCATATCTACCCATATTCTCCAGAGACTCTGCAAGTCTTCCGATGCTCTCGCTTGCTCTAATTATACTTATATGTGTGTCGCTAAAAAGGTTCTTGTAATTTTCAAGTACAGTCGATAACTTTTCCCCGCCACTTAACTTTGAAGAAATATCAAGCAAGATTCTTTTCAAATGCCTAGATGATTGCTGGTTTCCTATGATTTTAAATGCTTCAGTGAGTACAATTCCACTTTTCAAAAGTGTAGCAATCTGAAAGAAAATATCTGGCAATCGCTTCTTTAACAAAAAGGAAAAATCAAATAAATCAAAACCCTTCCTTTCTGTAACTTCAATAATCTCTTCCGCAAAAACACCCTGCTCTTTCAATGCCATTATTAGAGCACTTCTGGAATTTGCTTCAAGAGTCCCGCTGATTTTTTTCCCTGATGTACTTATCCCTTTGTAGCTGTAAATAGGCATAACTTACTCAAACTGTGTGACTGCAATAACTTCCTGCATAGTAGTCTTACCCTCTTTTATCAACCTCATACCCTCTTCTACCAAAGATTTATACCCTTTTTTTCTTGCTTGTCTTTCAATATCTTTTGAACTTGCTTTTATGGTAACAAGCTTTCTTATTTCATCATCTATTTCCAAAAATTCATAAATAGCAATTCTACCTTTATATCCGGTATTCATGCATTCATGGCACCCTTTGCCAACAAAATATTTGTCAAAATCAATTGATTGATTTCCAAACAGTTTTTTCTCACTGTCATCAACAATCTTCTCTTGTTTACAATGTTCACAAACTTTTCTGACAAGTCTTTGACCAACAACAAGAAGAAGTGAAGAAGCAACCAAAAATGGTTCTACCCCCATATCTATTAATCTTGCTACTGCTGTAGGGGCATCATTTGTATGAAGTGTGGATAGTACAAGGTGACCTGTCAATGAAGCCTGAACAGCTGCCTTTGCTGTTTCCTCATCTCTAATCTCACCTACAAGAATAATATCAGGGTCTTGTCTTAAAAATGATTTAATTGCTGAAGCAAAAGTAAGGTTTACCACAGGATTAACCTGTACTTGAGTTATCTTCTCAATCTGATATTCAACAGGATCTTCA
This genomic interval carries:
- a CDS encoding type II secretion system F family protein, giving the protein MPIYSYKGISTSGKKISGTLEANSRSALIMALKEQGVFAEEIIEVTERKGFDLFDFSFLLKKRLPDIFFQIATLLKSGIVLTEAFKIIGNQQSSRHLKRILLDISSKLSGGEKLSTVLENYKNLFSDTHISIIRASESIGRLAESLENMGRYEEDRRKSIDKIKLAMIYPLIVLSVGLGVVGFLLAYVVPKMENVFVSVNRKLPLSTEILINAGNFIKNYGYLLMFFLTVIFISFRFILKNNKKLKLSIDRRLSKFKIIENINLYRFCETMSFLLKEGVMLVSAIEISTNTIKSEYYKGKLKEVAFDVKMGKSFSQSIMEKGCFSEIIAAAIKTGEKSGNLPGIFERLSSYYLKRLEKVTNIFLSTVEPMFILFLGLVVGFIVISIMSPLFELNTLVK